In a genomic window of Acidilobus saccharovorans 345-15:
- the map gene encoding type II methionyl aminopeptidase: MISQEEISRILEAGRIGAEARELGASLVKPGASAREICDEVESLIIRRGAKPAFPCNFSINEVAAHYSPGIDDDVKVPDKAVVKVDVGASVDGYLSDTAVTVAIGSESFQQLALAAKSALDKVAEVMKPDIRVYDIGKTIESVIKSMGFKPVRNLTGHTIERYTLHAGLSVPNYAERTLFYHRLRPGTQVAVEPFATSGRGLVVDGPKAYIYSATGNRPQRISETARQLLEYILSHYSTLPFAKRWLYPEWKREEIEAGLAELVKARALVEYPVLIEASRAPVSQFEHTFVITHDGVIVATKL; encoded by the coding sequence TTGATAAGCCAAGAGGAGATCTCTAGGATTCTGGAGGCCGGCCGCATAGGCGCTGAGGCCAGGGAGCTTGGAGCCTCGCTGGTGAAGCCCGGCGCAAGCGCAAGGGAGATCTGTGACGAGGTAGAGTCGCTTATCATCAGGAGGGGGGCGAAGCCCGCGTTTCCGTGCAACTTCTCCATTAATGAGGTCGCGGCGCACTATTCGCCCGGCATAGATGACGACGTCAAGGTACCAGACAAGGCCGTCGTAAAGGTGGACGTGGGAGCCTCCGTTGACGGGTACCTTTCCGACACTGCCGTGACAGTAGCCATAGGCAGCGAGTCCTTCCAGCAGCTGGCTCTCGCGGCCAAGAGCGCCCTCGACAAGGTGGCTGAAGTTATGAAGCCCGACATAAGGGTTTACGACATAGGCAAGACCATAGAGAGTGTCATAAAGTCCATGGGCTTTAAGCCAGTGAGGAACCTGACAGGCCACACCATAGAGAGGTATACCCTTCATGCTGGCCTCTCAGTCCCTAACTACGCGGAGAGGACGCTCTTCTACCACAGGCTGAGGCCCGGAACCCAGGTCGCGGTGGAGCCCTTTGCCACCAGCGGGAGGGGCCTCGTGGTTGACGGACCCAAGGCATATATATACTCCGCCACGGGCAACAGGCCCCAGAGGATTTCAGAGACCGCAAGACAGCTCCTTGAGTATATACTTTCTCACTACAGCACGCTGCCCTTTGCTAAGAGGTGGCTCTACCCGGAGTGGAAGCGTGAGGAAATAGAGGCCGGACTTGCAGAGCTCGTTAAGGCGAGGGCCCTGGTCGAGTACCCAGTCCTCATAGAGGCCTCCAGGGCCCCTGTCTCGCAGTTTGAGCACACCTTCGTAATAACCCACGATGGGGTGATAGTTGCCACGAAGCTGTGA
- a CDS encoding metal-dependent hydrolase, with amino-acid sequence MGYLVYYGHSAFEVNVSGKKILIDPWVTNPLSPVKPSDITGVDYIILTHDHDDHLGDTFEIMKNNPKAKVVSTYEIANFIAEKIGDESRAIGGNMGGPMVLEGGIKVALVPANHTSTHGSAVGAVIITGEGTLYHAGDTGITAEMSLIGELYKPDIAMLPIGGHFTMDHNEAAKAVELIRPKVAIPMHYGTFPVLYGDPQEFARMVTSRGLPTKVVVLKPGERFEFKF; translated from the coding sequence ATGGGGTACCTAGTCTATTATGGGCACTCCGCATTTGAGGTTAACGTCTCAGGAAAGAAGATACTCATTGATCCATGGGTCACTAACCCCCTCTCGCCGGTGAAGCCAAGCGACATAACAGGGGTGGATTACATAATTTTGACGCATGATCACGACGACCACCTGGGCGACACCTTTGAGATCATGAAGAACAACCCCAAGGCTAAAGTTGTCAGCACTTATGAGATAGCCAACTTCATCGCTGAGAAGATAGGTGACGAGTCAAGGGCGATCGGAGGCAACATGGGTGGCCCTATGGTATTGGAGGGAGGCATAAAGGTGGCCCTGGTGCCCGCTAACCACACGAGCACTCACGGCTCGGCAGTGGGCGCGGTAATAATAACAGGCGAGGGAACCCTTTATCACGCTGGCGACACTGGCATCACAGCTGAGATGAGCCTCATAGGTGAGCTCTACAAGCCCGACATAGCCATGCTGCCCATAGGCGGCCACTTTACGATGGACCACAACGAGGCCGCCAAGGCCGTGGAGCTAATAAGGCCCAAGGTAGCCATACCAATGCACTACGGCACCTTCCCAGTGCTCTACGGTGACCCCCAGGAGTTCGCAAGGATGGTAACGTCAAGAGGGCTGCCGACCAAGGTTGTAGTTCTGAAGCCAGGAGAAAGGTTTGAGTTTAAGTTTTAA
- a CDS encoding ribosome biogenesis/translation initiation ATPase RLI, producing MTRIAVIDSDECKPKRCSYQCISVCPINKSKKDVAIEADTKARAKPVIHEDVCIGCGLCVKACPFDAIAIVNLPEELSEEAVHRYGVNGFKLFRLPIPKDGQIIGLLGKNGVGKTTALKILAGELMPNLGRTDVKEVPAEEVLRHFRGSELQTYLQKLYDGKLTVAHKVQYIDLVPRYLKGTVGELLKRADERGVARDLAQEVGLDALWDRDVRNLSGGELQRMVIVATLSKDANVYMFDEPSSYLDIRERVRVSRLIRSEVKPGKYFLVVEHDLAMLDYLSDNVHILYGEPGVYGIVSQPYGVRVGINAFLDGYLQSENMRIRSTPIIFSRSVQAAQQEAEYKYLEWTQARVRLGDFTLDVMPGYINGGEVIAVTGPNGIGKTTFIRYLTGELKADEGVPFSYRELKVSYKPQYIGPDFFPEGMTVADVLRSVNPEAITTGTWLYIELTEKLGLHRLFDREARELSGGEMQKLAIAMSLSREADLYLLDEPSAHLDVEERLAVGKIIRRLTETRKAAAFVAEHDIMMIAMISNRAMVFSGTPGVHGIASSPAPLRASMNELLSQLGITMRQEKESGRPRINKEGSYLDRLQKARKVYFEV from the coding sequence ATGACAAGGATAGCTGTAATAGACAGCGACGAGTGCAAGCCTAAGCGATGTAGCTATCAGTGTATTTCGGTGTGCCCCATAAACAAAAGTAAGAAGGACGTAGCTATCGAGGCCGACACCAAGGCCAGGGCAAAGCCGGTAATTCATGAGGACGTCTGCATAGGGTGCGGCCTCTGCGTCAAGGCGTGCCCCTTTGACGCCATAGCTATAGTTAACCTGCCTGAGGAGCTCAGTGAGGAGGCCGTCCACAGGTACGGCGTTAACGGCTTCAAGCTATTCAGGCTGCCAATACCTAAGGACGGGCAGATCATAGGGCTCCTGGGCAAGAACGGCGTCGGCAAGACAACCGCCCTGAAGATACTTGCCGGTGAGCTGATGCCCAACCTTGGCAGGACCGACGTTAAGGAGGTGCCAGCTGAGGAGGTTCTAAGGCATTTCAGGGGCAGCGAGCTGCAGACCTACCTGCAGAAGCTTTATGATGGAAAGCTCACAGTGGCCCACAAGGTCCAGTACATAGACCTTGTGCCCAGGTACCTAAAGGGAACCGTGGGGGAGCTCCTTAAGCGTGCAGATGAGAGGGGGGTCGCCAGGGACCTGGCCCAGGAGGTAGGCCTGGACGCTTTATGGGACAGGGACGTAAGGAACCTTAGCGGCGGCGAGCTGCAGAGGATGGTCATAGTTGCCACTCTGAGCAAAGACGCAAACGTTTACATGTTTGATGAGCCCAGCAGCTACCTTGACATAAGGGAGAGGGTAAGGGTCTCAAGGCTCATAAGGTCTGAGGTGAAGCCAGGCAAGTACTTCCTAGTGGTAGAGCACGACCTTGCTATGTTGGACTACCTGAGCGACAACGTTCACATACTCTACGGCGAGCCTGGGGTCTACGGCATAGTCTCACAGCCCTACGGAGTCAGGGTCGGCATAAACGCTTTCCTTGACGGCTACTTGCAGTCAGAGAACATGAGGATAAGGAGCACGCCAATCATATTCAGCAGATCCGTTCAGGCCGCCCAGCAGGAGGCGGAGTACAAGTACCTTGAGTGGACCCAGGCTAGGGTAAGGCTTGGGGACTTCACGCTTGACGTGATGCCAGGCTATATCAACGGGGGAGAAGTTATAGCTGTGACAGGACCTAACGGAATAGGCAAGACGACCTTCATAAGGTACCTAACGGGCGAGCTCAAGGCTGATGAGGGAGTGCCGTTTTCCTACAGGGAACTCAAGGTGAGCTACAAGCCCCAGTATATAGGACCTGACTTCTTCCCGGAGGGCATGACTGTGGCCGACGTCCTCAGGAGCGTTAACCCGGAGGCCATTACGACCGGCACGTGGCTTTACATAGAGCTCACTGAGAAGCTGGGCCTCCACAGGCTCTTTGACAGGGAGGCAAGGGAGCTGAGCGGAGGGGAGATGCAGAAGCTGGCCATAGCTATGTCCCTGAGCAGGGAGGCGGACCTCTACCTGCTTGACGAGCCCTCAGCACACCTTGACGTGGAGGAGAGGCTCGCGGTTGGCAAGATAATAAGGAGGCTAACCGAGACGAGGAAGGCTGCGGCCTTCGTGGCAGAGCACGACATAATGATGATAGCCATGATAAGCAATAGGGCTATGGTGTTCAGCGGCACCCCGGGAGTCCATGGAATAGCGTCCTCGCCAGCGCCGCTAAGGGCCAGCATGAATGAGCTGCTCTCGCAGCTGGGCATAACTATGAGGCAGGAGAAGGAGAGCGGCAGGCCAAGGATAAACAAGGAGGGCTCCTACCTGGACAGGCTTCAGAAGGCCAGGAAGGTCTACTTCGAGGTCTAG
- a CDS encoding RNA methyltransferase, producing the protein MALRLRLVAVGIEGPVNLGYIFRLSENFEVDELYLVSPTASVAESLRWAAKASDMAWKATVVGSLKEALRDVELSVCTSDESSARDLLRSPVSPEQAAELMIARKGTVALVVGRESVGLTRDELAQCDLLCTIPASPKYTALNVSNATAVLLYEIYKARRKSPEYEPPSRKTIALAEAYARSLAAAVGSSEDDPGLSVRRLLSKATAAEARHLLNLLSKACSSLGCRDMARRKLEELCGGPCEEA; encoded by the coding sequence ATGGCCTTGAGGCTCAGGCTAGTGGCCGTGGGCATAGAGGGGCCCGTGAACCTGGGCTACATCTTCAGGCTCTCGGAGAACTTTGAGGTAGACGAGCTTTACCTGGTGTCCCCCACCGCCAGCGTCGCGGAGTCCCTCAGGTGGGCCGCCAAGGCTTCAGACATGGCCTGGAAAGCAACCGTCGTGGGAAGCCTTAAGGAGGCCCTGAGGGATGTCGAGCTGAGCGTGTGCACCTCCGACGAGAGCTCCGCCAGGGACCTGTTGAGGTCACCCGTCTCGCCAGAGCAGGCGGCTGAGCTGATGATCGCCAGGAAGGGCACCGTGGCCCTAGTTGTTGGGAGGGAGAGCGTCGGCCTCACAAGGGATGAGCTGGCCCAGTGCGACCTCCTCTGCACAATACCTGCATCGCCAAAGTACACCGCACTTAACGTGTCCAACGCCACCGCCGTACTCCTTTATGAGATTTACAAGGCCAGGAGGAAGTCACCTGAGTACGAGCCCCCGAGCAGGAAGACCATTGCGCTTGCTGAGGCCTACGCAAGATCACTGGCAGCGGCAGTTGGCAGCAGCGAGGACGACCCAGGCCTCTCGGTTAGGAGGCTGCTCTCAAAGGCCACAGCGGCTGAGGCGAGGCACCTCCTGAACCTGCTCAGCAAGGCCTGCTCGTCGCTCGGCTGCAGGGACATGGCAAGGAGGAAGCTGGAGGAGCTCTGCGGGGGTCCCTGCGAGGAGGCCTAG
- the hxlB gene encoding 6-phospho-3-hexuloisomerase → MKEISEFAIRAAEVIDVSEVDKMVDMLTDVYRRKGKALVMGAGRSGLVGKAFAMRLLHLGFNSYVLGETIVPSISKGDVAIAISGSGRTGLIVDAADAAKKVGAYVIAITTFPESPLGSIADLVVRIPGRSKISKMDDYFARQILGLHEPLAPLGTLFEDTAMLFLDGVVYYLMIKLNVSEDEMRSRHANVEF, encoded by the coding sequence ATGAAGGAGATCTCCGAGTTCGCGATTAGAGCTGCTGAAGTAATAGATGTCAGTGAGGTCGACAAGATGGTCGACATGTTGACCGACGTCTACCGCAGGAAAGGCAAAGCTTTAGTGATGGGCGCCGGCCGCAGCGGCCTTGTAGGCAAGGCCTTTGCCATGAGGCTCCTCCACCTCGGCTTTAACTCATACGTGCTCGGCGAGACCATAGTGCCCAGCATATCCAAGGGCGACGTTGCCATAGCAATCTCAGGCTCCGGCAGAACTGGCCTAATAGTTGACGCCGCTGACGCCGCCAAGAAGGTGGGCGCCTATGTAATAGCAATAACCACTTTTCCGGAGAGCCCACTAGGGAGCATAGCTGACCTGGTCGTCAGGATACCTGGGAGGTCCAAGATAAGCAAGATGGATGACTACTTTGCGAGGCAGATACTTGGACTTCACGAGCCCTTGGCCCCTCTGGGCACGCTATTTGAGGACACGGCCATGCTGTTCCTTGACGGCGTCGTCTACTACCTCATGATAAAGCTTAACGTGAGCGAGGATGAGATGAGGAGCAGACACGCGAACGTCGAGTTCTAA
- a CDS encoding methyltransferase: protein MAELRWADITTAAGRLRVALSRCVYEPSDDSLLAIDAMVKLKEMGRTYEAVLDLGTGSGVLALASLLLFRPRRLVAVDISPYAVECARATLGPDAAVIQCDGARCLSGGWDLIILNPPYLPSSDIPHDECDFWEFMAWSEGANHERLCRDAAEAGNEVLIVRSSLSSFNVDSCLRNEGLHMDEVLASRRFFMEELRVELWNRFSVKK from the coding sequence GTGGCTGAGCTTAGGTGGGCAGATATAACTACTGCGGCTGGAAGGCTTAGAGTGGCCTTGTCCAGGTGTGTTTACGAGCCTAGCGACGACTCTCTGTTAGCGATAGACGCTATGGTAAAACTCAAGGAGATGGGAAGGACCTACGAGGCCGTGCTTGACCTTGGCACGGGTTCTGGCGTGCTGGCGTTGGCGTCTTTGCTCCTTTTCCGCCCTAGAAGGCTTGTCGCTGTTGACATCTCTCCCTACGCTGTTGAGTGCGCCAGGGCAACGCTAGGCCCTGACGCGGCAGTTATACAATGCGATGGTGCCAGGTGCCTCAGCGGTGGATGGGATCTGATAATACTTAACCCTCCATACCTGCCCTCGAGCGATATTCCTCATGATGAGTGCGACTTCTGGGAGTTCATGGCGTGGAGCGAGGGCGCAAACCATGAAAGGCTGTGCAGGGATGCCGCTGAGGCCGGCAACGAGGTGCTTATAGTAAGGTCGTCATTGTCCTCGTTTAATGTAGACAGCTGTCTTAGGAACGAGGGGCTTCACATGGATGAAGTCTTGGCTAGCCGAAGGTTCTTTATGGAGGAGCTTCGCGTTGAACTATGGAATCGGTTTAGCGTTAAAAAATAA
- the rsmA gene encoding 16S rRNA (adenine(1518)-N(6)/adenine(1519)-N(6))-dimethyltransferase RsmA, with product MRYPRDLGQRFLVNKDGVSLFLEGLSGFEGLDVLEVGPGEGQLTVSIANVARRVLAVEFDRELAARLVARVPYNVSVVVGDGARYALIARSPVLVSNTPFYLSSSIITNAARNNNLELMVLGLQLEVAKRVTARPGSELYGRLSVISQAYFRTQIIGVMPSSWFKPRPKVDAAVVRMVRIRRWDPTGEALEKVTRCLFSYRNKLVTKAALRCLGSVPEDFKSLPSSTRVRDLAPEQLIGVAKWLSLGGQI from the coding sequence ATGAGGTACCCGAGGGACCTTGGCCAGAGGTTCCTTGTCAACAAGGATGGGGTAAGCCTCTTCCTTGAAGGCCTCAGCGGCTTTGAAGGACTTGATGTATTAGAGGTGGGCCCCGGCGAGGGCCAGCTGACTGTATCAATAGCTAATGTGGCCAGGAGAGTCCTGGCGGTGGAGTTTGATAGGGAGCTTGCAGCTAGGCTCGTGGCTAGGGTCCCTTATAATGTCTCTGTGGTAGTCGGTGACGGAGCTAGGTACGCGCTCATAGCTAGGTCACCAGTGCTGGTCTCGAACACCCCATTTTACCTCAGCAGCTCCATAATAACCAACGCTGCCAGAAACAACAACCTGGAACTCATGGTTCTTGGACTACAGCTTGAGGTCGCTAAGAGAGTCACGGCGCGCCCTGGAAGTGAGCTATACGGCAGGCTGTCAGTGATCTCCCAGGCCTACTTCAGGACGCAAATTATAGGGGTAATGCCGTCGTCGTGGTTTAAGCCAAGGCCTAAAGTTGACGCCGCCGTGGTGCGGATGGTAAGGATAAGAAGGTGGGACCCCACCGGTGAGGCCTTAGAGAAGGTCACCAGGTGCCTGTTCTCTTACAGGAACAAGCTGGTTACGAAGGCCGCTCTCCGTTGCCTGGGCAGCGTGCCAGAGGACTTCAAGAGCCTTCCCTCAAGCACCAGAGTCAGGGACCTAGCTCCAGAACAGCTGATCGGTGTTGCCAAGTGGCTGAGCTTAGGTGGGCAGATATAA
- a CDS encoding DUF655 domain-containing protein — translation MAAPRGPPRRGEQQAEVSQIERKAVILDYMEAGYYLDPHRWHREKPVAQAIGESRFTLLDGIPLQPVEPLEEVAVTKEVLETVEEPLDPVGRHTRKVSIPMACISTGDSKRVCLPTAKVEQRLLDLLKVMAGDELEIVNSPAEFSRTLTNMGLPPKAIAAPRTPLTYESLTEIAKRNLREAVKFIIKANERVFIEFFNKAEPINIRLHSIELLRGVGKKTLMAILDARTKKPFESFDEIRKLIKDDPVEVLTDKVLEELEGRSKYNLFVMPSASGVPFLDYLSVLEGARKEGRK, via the coding sequence ATGGCAGCGCCGAGGGGGCCCCCGAGGAGAGGAGAGCAACAGGCAGAGGTGTCCCAAATAGAGCGGAAAGCTGTAATCTTGGACTACATGGAGGCCGGCTACTACCTGGACCCGCACAGGTGGCACAGGGAGAAGCCGGTGGCCCAGGCAATCGGCGAGAGCAGGTTCACCCTGCTTGACGGCATTCCACTTCAGCCTGTGGAGCCCCTCGAGGAGGTCGCAGTGACCAAGGAGGTCCTTGAGACTGTGGAGGAGCCCCTAGACCCTGTTGGAAGGCACACAAGAAAGGTGAGCATACCTATGGCCTGCATTAGCACCGGCGACTCTAAGAGGGTCTGCCTGCCAACAGCTAAGGTTGAGCAGAGGCTACTTGACCTCCTTAAAGTTATGGCTGGCGATGAGCTTGAGATAGTTAATTCCCCCGCTGAGTTCTCCAGGACGCTCACCAACATGGGGCTGCCCCCTAAGGCCATAGCTGCCCCAAGGACTCCCCTCACATATGAAAGCCTAACGGAGATAGCCAAGAGGAACCTGAGGGAGGCTGTAAAGTTCATAATAAAGGCCAACGAGAGGGTTTTCATAGAGTTCTTCAATAAGGCTGAGCCCATAAACATAAGGCTTCACTCCATAGAGCTCCTCAGGGGAGTGGGCAAGAAGACCCTGATGGCCATTCTGGACGCCAGGACCAAGAAGCCCTTTGAGTCCTTTGATGAAATACGCAAGCTAATAAAGGACGACCCTGTTGAAGTGCTCACCGACAAGGTTCTTGAGGAGCTCGAGGGTCGTTCGAAATACAACCTATTTGTGATGCCCTCTGCCAGCGGGGTGCCCTTCCTGGATTACCTCTCGGTCCTTGAAGGAGCTCGCAAAGAGGGCCGTAAATGA
- a CDS encoding glycosyltransferase, whose product MQEIVSSLQIPQSEPYVKYAIAVDWGMLSVYLIVLLIALTAYSAKRSPTKANNVALVIPSVADEKVRDSLIMSLNHNRFLNIPIYVVIDEGAPLEGYLKSLNWIKVVVVPKDYRRDLFGKGRALRYFVENYVRPDMWYVFLDDDNLVLDDSFLYEIPYYERRGFVAFNPILMPRRGRSYLTFIMDFTRFLDDISFFRLFTGLVKRPYVGLHGELLGVKGSFLLKSNAFNVPSRVEDYMFAAEVLRLRGHTWQSRTRVSILSPNSVKDFIRQRSRWHAGILESWKRVPNSMKLMTFIKSFLRTVGIVGLWVLVPLTHSLLLLLLAAPTSAAYWFVYIYGVRRAGKLRYLLAVPAFWMLEGFGFIYGILKLRSRDFVVIDKSI is encoded by the coding sequence GTGCAGGAAATAGTTTCATCGCTTCAAATACCTCAGTCAGAGCCCTACGTCAAGTACGCAATTGCGGTCGACTGGGGCATGCTGAGCGTTTACCTCATAGTGCTTCTCATAGCCCTCACCGCGTACTCCGCGAAGAGGAGTCCAACAAAGGCCAATAACGTGGCCCTAGTGATACCTTCCGTAGCTGATGAGAAGGTCAGGGACTCGCTCATAATGTCCCTGAACCACAACAGGTTCCTGAACATTCCAATATATGTAGTGATTGATGAGGGCGCGCCTCTAGAGGGCTACCTGAAGAGCCTGAACTGGATCAAGGTGGTCGTCGTACCTAAGGATTACAGAAGGGACCTGTTCGGCAAGGGAAGGGCCCTGAGGTACTTTGTGGAAAACTACGTAAGGCCTGACATGTGGTATGTCTTTCTTGATGATGATAACCTTGTCCTTGACGACAGCTTCCTCTACGAGATACCTTACTACGAGAGGAGAGGCTTCGTGGCCTTTAACCCCATCCTCATGCCCCGCAGGGGGAGGTCCTACCTGACATTTATAATGGACTTCACAAGGTTCCTTGACGACATCTCCTTCTTCAGGCTCTTCACAGGACTCGTAAAGAGGCCCTACGTGGGCCTCCACGGCGAACTGCTGGGAGTAAAGGGCTCCTTCCTGTTGAAGAGTAACGCCTTCAACGTGCCCAGCAGGGTGGAGGACTACATGTTCGCCGCCGAGGTCCTGAGGCTTAGGGGTCACACGTGGCAGAGCAGGACCAGGGTGAGCATACTCAGCCCCAACTCGGTGAAGGACTTCATTAGGCAGAGGAGCAGGTGGCACGCGGGAATACTTGAGAGCTGGAAGAGAGTGCCAAACTCTATGAAGCTGATGACCTTCATTAAGTCGTTCCTGAGGACCGTGGGCATCGTAGGCCTGTGGGTCCTTGTGCCCCTGACCCACTCCCTTCTCCTGCTACTGCTGGCGGCGCCCACCAGCGCAGCCTACTGGTTCGTATACATCTATGGGGTCAGGAGGGCCGGCAAGCTTAGGTATCTCCTGGCAGTACCAGCCTTCTGGATGCTCGAAGGCTTTGGGTTCATATATGGCATCCTAAAGCTGAGGAGCAGGGACTTCGTAGTAATAGATAAGTCAATCTAG
- a CDS encoding transcription factor S has protein sequence MKFCPRCGTLMRPKSINGKLVFVCPKCGYEEEVPSKARVATPLSFTERVAHTPKERIIVVDANAPPPTAQVLKGSVRCPRCGNDEVLAWMMQTRAADEPPTRFYRCTKCGYTWREYA, from the coding sequence ATGAAGTTCTGTCCAAGGTGCGGCACGCTAATGAGGCCGAAGTCCATCAACGGCAAGTTAGTGTTCGTTTGCCCCAAGTGCGGCTATGAGGAAGAGGTGCCCAGCAAGGCGCGCGTTGCCACCCCGCTCAGCTTCACTGAGAGGGTTGCCCACACGCCTAAGGAGAGAATAATAGTAGTCGATGCAAACGCGCCGCCGCCCACGGCTCAGGTGCTTAAGGGCAGCGTCAGGTGCCCTAGGTGCGGCAACGACGAAGTGCTGGCGTGGATGATGCAGACCAGGGCCGCGGATGAGCCGCCTACCAGGTTCTACAGGTGCACCAAGTGCGGCTACACGTGGCGTGAGTACGCCTAA
- a CDS encoding phosphoesterase has translation MSEQCPKILIVGDWDADGIIASAEMVYANEVAKAFPIKGNKCPTELRPASPRTMSEAFKGGCWDYVIILDIPFTQEVEASLDQLTASGCRPKIYYFDHHKITIEKSTYIEGKYSAVTFIGLSPTSVLVKVFLESIGVKLTPRLKDLVSSAAVLEGGGWLSRNNRSATEGMVKLAASISKAINQSKDPELWRKYVQWASSVLPFEVSVVPSARDYENLVSKGLEVSERSDKEIKEVATGLAMTAKAVGFLKLVDARGKWNKSGASALASALYKITRGTVALLVSKSDDTELLIIRSGHGEAMRIAEELFKQGVIEDLGGHENIASGRVRKGISDKELEDAIRKASLAAFRFSGQ, from the coding sequence ATGAGCGAACAATGCCCTAAGATACTGATAGTTGGCGACTGGGACGCAGACGGAATCATCGCATCAGCTGAGATGGTCTATGCCAACGAGGTTGCAAAGGCCTTTCCCATAAAGGGTAATAAGTGTCCGACAGAGCTCCGGCCCGCGAGCCCAAGGACCATGTCTGAGGCCTTTAAGGGAGGCTGCTGGGACTACGTTATAATATTGGACATACCGTTCACTCAGGAGGTAGAGGCGTCCTTAGATCAGCTGACGGCAAGCGGCTGCAGGCCTAAGATCTACTACTTTGACCATCACAAGATAACCATAGAGAAGAGCACGTACATAGAGGGCAAGTACTCGGCCGTTACATTCATAGGGCTCTCGCCCACCTCGGTGCTAGTAAAGGTCTTCCTGGAGTCCATTGGCGTCAAGCTGACTCCAAGGCTTAAGGACCTCGTGTCGAGCGCGGCCGTGCTTGAGGGGGGCGGCTGGCTGAGCAGAAACAACAGAAGCGCAACTGAAGGCATGGTAAAGCTGGCGGCCTCCATATCTAAGGCAATAAACCAGTCCAAGGACCCTGAGCTCTGGAGAAAGTACGTACAGTGGGCCTCGAGCGTGTTGCCCTTTGAGGTCTCAGTAGTGCCGTCAGCCAGGGATTATGAGAACCTAGTGTCAAAGGGCCTTGAGGTCTCCGAGAGGAGCGACAAGGAAATAAAGGAGGTGGCCACGGGGCTGGCCATGACAGCTAAGGCCGTGGGCTTCCTGAAGCTGGTCGATGCCAGGGGCAAGTGGAACAAGAGCGGGGCCTCGGCGTTAGCTTCAGCCCTTTATAAGATCACCAGGGGCACCGTGGCCCTCCTTGTTTCAAAGAGCGACGACACGGAGCTCCTAATAATAAGGAGTGGCCACGGGGAGGCCATGAGGATAGCCGAGGAGCTCTTCAAGCAGGGCGTAATAGAGGACCTGGGAGGCCATGAGAACATAGCGTCTGGAAGGGTGAGGAAGGGCATCAGTGACAAGGAGCTCGAGGACGCCATTAGAAAGGCCTCGCTGGCAGCTTTCAGGTTCAGCGGCCAGTAA
- a CDS encoding DUF429 domain-containing protein yields the protein MPSFVGIDLAASPKGVTGLAVVRGRSISTKSVHTDEEILNLVVTASPEVVALDSPLSLGKGPFRDFELAAMSKGFRLLPLTMRSMRLLAIRGMRIAHTLSSLGIKVIETHPASAVKSSGCADVRDVIRSLDLEALPGSMSNRHEVDAAVAALVAMCYSAQTYYSFKGLEGELVLLPEGLCKGTCDAVRPKL from the coding sequence ATGCCGTCCTTTGTTGGCATAGACTTGGCGGCCAGCCCGAAAGGGGTAACGGGGCTGGCCGTTGTGAGGGGCCGAAGCATCTCCACTAAAAGCGTTCACACCGATGAGGAGATTTTGAACTTAGTAGTGACGGCGTCCCCCGAAGTTGTGGCCCTGGACTCGCCGCTTAGCCTTGGAAAAGGACCCTTTAGGGACTTTGAGCTGGCAGCCATGTCAAAGGGCTTTAGGCTGCTCCCCTTAACGATGCGATCTATGAGGTTGCTTGCCATCAGGGGCATGAGAATAGCCCATACCTTATCTAGTCTTGGTATTAAAGTTATAGAGACCCACCCCGCCAGCGCGGTTAAGTCAAGCGGCTGCGCTGATGTGCGTGACGTTATAAGAAGCCTTGACCTTGAGGCGCTTCCGGGATCCATGTCTAACAGGCACGAGGTGGACGCCGCGGTGGCGGCCCTTGTTGCTATGTGCTACTCGGCTCAGACCTACTATAGCTTCAAAGGACTTGAGGGGGAGCTAGTCCTGTTGCCTGAGGGGCTCTGCAAAGGAACGTGCGATGCTGTAAGGCCTAAGCTTTAA